AGGATGAAAACCTGGCGTCCTAACCCCTAGACGAACGGGCCCAATAAACGTTAAGAATCAAAAACGATTTCTTAACTTAAAAACTATTCATTAAACCTTGTAGCCCGTAGGGGAATCGAACCCCTGTTACCAGGATGAAAACCTGGCGTCCTAACCCCTAGACGAACGGGCCATTGCGTTATACAATTGCGGATGCAAAAATACAATTATTTTTTACTACCACAACTCCTTGATATTATTTTTTAAAATCTTTTAATAAGCCTTGGCAAATAGCACTCTTTTTGTAGAAGGTTTTCCTGTGACCATGCAGGTACCAGCCTCTTCTTTTGCATCAATAGGAATACACCTAATCGTAGCCTTTGTTTGGTTTTTAATCAGTTCTTCTGTCTCAGAAGTTCCGTCCCAATGTGCCGAGACAAAACCACCCTTATTTTCTATAACATCTTTGAATTCATCATAAGTTTCCACCAAAGTAATGTGCTCTTTTCTATAGTTGAATGCCTTTGTGTAGATATTCTTCTGAATGTCTTCTAACAAAAACTCAATTTTTGCAACTACTTCTTCCATAGGCACGGTCTCTTTTTCCAAAGTATCTCTCCGAGCCACCTCATACGTACCGTTCTCCATGTCTCTTTTTCCAATGGCCAATCTCACGGGAACACCTTTAAGTTCATATTCATTGAATTTAAAACCAGGTTTATGCGTATCCCTATTATCATACTTCACGGTTATCCCATTCTTCCTTAGTTCTTTCAACAAAGGCTGTACTTTTGCGGATATTTCGTCCAACTGTTCAAGCCCTTTATATATTGGAACGATTACCACTTGAATTGGCGCAAGTTTTGGTGGTAACACTAGGCCATTATCATCACTATGCGTCATCACTAAAGCCCCCATCAATCTTGTTGAAACTCCCCAAGATGTAGCCCAAACATATTCTTTCTGACCTTCCTTGTTCGCAAATTTCACATCAAAAGCCTTCGCAAAGTTTTGACCCAAAAAGTGGGAAGTTCCTGCTTGCAAGGCTTTACCATCTTGCATTAATGCCTCAATACAATACGTTTCAATAGCACCTGCAAAACGTTCACTTTCCGTTTTCACCCCTTTAATAACGGGAACGGCCATATGGTTTTCAGCAAAATCGGCATACACGTGCATCATCTGTTCCGCCTCTTCCAATGCTTCTTTTTCCGTAGCGTGGGCAGTATGCCCTTCTTGCCACAAAAATTCTGCGGTTCTAAGAAAAAGACGTGTACGCATCTCCCAACGCACTACATTGGCCCACTGATTTATTAGTAATGGTAAATCCCTATAGGACTGAATCCATTTTCTGTAGGTATCCCATATGATGGTTTCCGACGTAGGCCTTACGATCAACTCCTCTTCGAGTTTCGCATCGGGATCTACTATAATACCGCTTCCGTCTTCAGCGTTTTTTAATCTGTAGTGCGTTACTACGGCACATTCCTTGGCAAAACCTTCTACATGACTTGCTTCCTTACTCAGGTATGATTTTGGAATAAAAAGAGGGAAATAGGCGTTTTCATGACCCGTCTCTTTGAACATCTTATCCAAACCTGCTTGCATTTTTTCCCATATGGCAAAGCCATAAGGCTTTATGACCATACAGCCTCTTACGCCAGAGTTTTCTGCCAAATCCGCCTTCACGACGAGTTCGTTGTACCATTTAGAATAATCTTCGCTTCTGCTCGTTAAATTTTTACCCATTTTAAGTAGTTTGGCACAAAACTTGTGTTTATTGAAGAAAAATAATTCGGTAAAACTAGTTATTTTTAATATGTTCAACAATTAATTTTAGACTGATGATATATTCTCTACCCCTCAACAAATTGCGCAACATTTCAGCGATTGCAATTTTAGCAGCGCTGTTCGTTTCCTGTGGTTCTTATCAGCAAGCGTCATATTATGACAACGATGGAATCTATTCCAGTGACACACCACGTGTTACGGAACGGCAACCGCGACAAGGATATACCCAGAGACAGCAAGAGGAGTCTAATACCTACTCTGATTATTTTGAACAAAAAGCCAATCAATATGATGAAATACTAGATAGTGAAATCTTTACTGATGTTGATTCATACGCTAGTAATGGTATCGACGAAGATGTCAATCAGGACCAATTAGTAGATTATTACAATAATAGTAACGACTACCAAGGTTTTGGAGGATGGGGAGATAATGCTACCAATGTAAGCATCAATTTTCACAATAATGGATGGAATAACGGTTTTGGATGGGGCTGGAACGATCCTTTTCTCTGGGGCGGTGGCTTCGGATGGGGTGGTGGCTTTGGATGGGGCTGGAACAATCCTTGGAGATGGAACCGTTGGAACAACTTTGGCTGGGGTGGCGGCTTTGGATGGGGAGGCGGTTTTGGCTGGAACAATTGGGGCTGGGGCGGCTACGGTCTTGGGTGGAACAACTGGGGCTGGGGCGGCGGCTTTGGATGGGGCTACAACAACTGGGCTTGGAACGGCAGAAATTTCAGGGGACAAAATTTTGCTTTCAACAATTCTCGAAGAGGATATTATAACAGGAATACTGTAAACAACAGCGGCATAGCTACGTCACTTAGAGGGAGGTCTAACGTGAACACAAGGAGAGGTAATTCTCCAAGATACAGAAGTACGGGTACTCGCTCTTCAAGTGCAAGATCAAGAAGCGCCATAAGCAACAGGAGTTACAGAGGTAATACTACTTCTAGAAGAACGGTAGGCGTAGATCAGAACAGGGCTTATAGGACCAGTAGAAGCACCAGGGCAACTCCTAGATACAACAGTTCATCAAGGAGTGGAAGATTGTACAGCAGTACGAGTCCAAGAACCAGTGGATACAGAAGTGGTACTTCTTCTTCAAGGT
This genomic window from Maribacter sp. MJ134 contains:
- the proS gene encoding proline--tRNA ligase, yielding MGKNLTSRSEDYSKWYNELVVKADLAENSGVRGCMVIKPYGFAIWEKMQAGLDKMFKETGHENAYFPLFIPKSYLSKEASHVEGFAKECAVVTHYRLKNAEDGSGIIVDPDAKLEEELIVRPTSETIIWDTYRKWIQSYRDLPLLINQWANVVRWEMRTRLFLRTAEFLWQEGHTAHATEKEALEEAEQMMHVYADFAENHMAVPVIKGVKTESERFAGAIETYCIEALMQDGKALQAGTSHFLGQNFAKAFDVKFANKEGQKEYVWATSWGVSTRLMGALVMTHSDDNGLVLPPKLAPIQVVIVPIYKGLEQLDEISAKVQPLLKELRKNGITVKYDNRDTHKPGFKFNEYELKGVPVRLAIGKRDMENGTYEVARRDTLEKETVPMEEVVAKIEFLLEDIQKNIYTKAFNYRKEHITLVETYDEFKDVIENKGGFVSAHWDGTSETEELIKNQTKATIRCIPIDAKEEAGTCMVTGKPSTKRVLFAKAY